A region of the Mycoplasma capricolum subsp. capricolum ATCC 27343 genome:
TGACCTCCACCAACAACAATTACATCATAATTACTTTTCATACCAATCACCTTTTAGTCTATTTATTAATATTATATCTACAATTAAAATTTTAAGCATTTATATATTATTGCATATTTTATTATAACTCGACTAAATAAAAATAAAAAAGTTCAACTAATTTAATGTTGAACTAATTTAGCTTTTATTTAGCTTCAATTTTTTGAGTTTCTTGCATTTCCTTTTTTGATTTTTTTTCTTTTATTATTTTTTGTCTTTCTAATTGCTGTTTAGATAAAATTGTTGAATCTTCACCAATTAATCCCTCAGTTTTTGCAACAATTGTTGTAACAACAGCTCCTGAAGTAACATTAACTCCAGTTCTTCCCATATCAAATAATGCATCTAATGAACCAACTATTGCATAAACTGGTGCAAATCATACACTTAAACCTAAACCAGATAAAACACCTGAAGTAAGAACAGTTGCAGTTGCTGGAATTCCACTAATTCCTAAAGAAGCAATTAAAGTGATAAAGAAAGCTAAAATAAAGAATGTAAGCAATCCCATACTATGAAAACTAGCATTAGCTGCTCCGGTTCATAATAGACTAGTAATAACACCAGATTGAACTCCAGCACATCCCATTAATCCCATTGTTGTTGACAATGGAGCAATTGTTGAAACTGCTGAATCATCGATTTTAACCTCATCTTTTAATGTTTCAATACTCATTGGCAAAGTAGCATTTGAAGATTGTGTAGCAAATCCTTGAATTAGAATTTTAAATGAAAGTTTTCATCAAGTAATAACATTAATTTTATTTATAAATAATAATAATGTTAAAAATATTAATGAAATAGTTAACCCTAAATATCCTAATCCTAAAACTTTTCCAATTGTTGCTAGTGCTCCAATTGGTTTAGAAATAACTGATGAAGCAATCATTGACATAACTGCCAAAGGCATTATTTTCATAAATGTCATTAATACTGAAATTACAATATTTCAAGCAACATCCATTCCTTTTCTGATTGCATCCATTTCAACAGGTTTTTTCTTAGACAAAATCTTTACAGAATTTCCAATTAATCCTGCAATTACCATTAATGGAATTACCATTGATCCAAGTCATGGCTGAATAAAGTTATTTGGTAAATATTCTCAAACTATTTTAGGCAATGGTTGAGTTTCTTTTGGTATATTTTTTACAATTGAATGGTCTAAAGATAATCCTGATCCTGAACCTACTTTTATTAAATACCCCAATCAAAAAGTAATTACAAACGCAAATGCAGTATTTAATAATAATAACCCCACACCTTTTAATGAAATACGTCCAACATTTTTATTACCTTTTTTTGATGTTACTCTAAAAATAGCAATAAACACAACCGGAGCTGCTAATAATAAGATACCGTTAATAAAAATATTTTTTGCTAAAGAAATTCATATATCTAATTGATATACTCATAATTTAAAGTTAGGGTTAGTTTGAGTTTGTTGTACTCCATCTTTTGTAATTGTTGTTGGTAATTTTTCATTTACTAATCCATTTTGTGGAAATTTGTAAACAGCTTGAATAATTATTCCAAATACTAAACCAATTACTAGTCCAATTAAGACTCTATAAATAAATTTGAATTTAAACTTTTTAAATGTAAATCATAAACCAATCTGAATTCCAATAAAAACAATAACAGCAATTGCTGCTTGCCAACTTCCTATTGCTAAAAATTTATCTAATAAGACATTAGTCTTTTCTTGTTGCATTAGTTATTTTTTTCTCCTTAATTAATTTTTAATGATTTTTTCTAAAGCAATATGAATAATATCTACAACCCTAGAAAATGGTGGTGAATATGGTAAATCCACTTGACTTAGTTCTTGATTAATTTCAATCTGATTTCAAATTAATGAAATTAAAAAATTAATTCTTAGAACAGATAAATTAGACCCATACATTTGAGCACCAATTAATGTATTTGTTTTTTTATTTAAAATTAGTTTTAAAGCAAGCGGCGTTGGATTTGGATAATATGATGGATGATCAAAATCTTTAATAAAAATAGTTTTTATATCATATTTTAGCTCTTTAGCTAAAGCTTCATTAACTCCAGTAGCTACTAATTCAGAATCAAAAACTTTTAAAATTGCAGTTTGCAAAGTTCCTACAAATTCACTCTTAACATTTAAAATATCATCAGCTATAACTTTGGCAAATTTTCTAGCAACTGTTGCTAGTGGGGTATAAGTTATTTGATTAGTAACTTTATGATAAACAGTAGCACAATCACCACAGGATCAAATATTTTTTAAATTTGTTCTACCATGCTTATCAACAACAATAGCTCCGTTTGCCAGCATTTGAATCTTTGTATCTTTTAAAAATTCAGTAGCAGGCTTAAACCCAATTGCTAAAATAACCAAATCGACTTCTAATTGTTGATCTTGATCTAAAACTAAATTTAATCTATTTTCTTTAGTTTGAACTATTGATTTTAATCCATTATTTTTAATAATTTGAACATTATTTTTAACTAAGTTTTGTTCTAATAAATCAGTAATTTCTTGATCAAATACTCTTTGATTTAATCTATTAGTTTTTTCAATTAAGACTATTTCTTTTTTAAAATGCTCTAACATTTCACAACATTCTAAACCAATAAAACCTGAGCCTATTACGGCCACTTTTTTAATATTTTGATCCTTTAATTTTTCTTTTAAATCAGTGGCATCTTCTAATCTGGTTAAAGTAAAAATGTTTGGAAGATCAATTCCCTCTATTGGCGGAATTATAGGTTTTGCTCCCGTTGTAATTACTAATTTGTCATAATCTAATTCATATAATTGATTTTCTTTTTCGTATCAAATCTTTTGATTATCGCTATCAATTTTTTTAACAATTGATTCATTATAAACTAAAATATCTTGTTCAATAAATTGTTCTACTGATCTTGCTAGTAAATCATTTGGTTTTAAAATTGGATTAGCTACAAAATAGGGTAGTCCACAAGCACCAAGTGAAACATATTTTTCTTTTGAAATAACAATTATTTTTGCATCTTTTTGACTCTTTTTTAGTCTGCTTGCAACTGTCATTCCACTAGCTGCACCACCTATAATGACAATTCTCATACTAACCTTTCTTTAAAATTAAAAATTATTAAATATAAATATGGCTTGTAATTATTTTTTATTTTTATAAAAATTAAAATAAGAAAACAAAGTTTTTCTTATTAAAATAATTATAAACCAAATATTTTTTATATTAATATTATTTATAAAATAATAATTTAATCTATTTAATATTATATATTCAGAACTTAAATTATTAATTCTAAGAGAGAATAAATTTATGAAATCACAAAATAAAAATAAGGCATTAATTATAGTTGATTATCAATATGATTTTTGTGATCCTAATGGTAGTTTATATGTAAAAAACGCCTACACACTAAAATCTAAAATTGAAAAATTAGCAAAAGACTTAAAATCTCAAGGTTGAACAATTATTGCAACTAAAGATTTTCATCCAATTGACCACTGTTCTTTTAAAATTTGAAATAAGCACTGTATACAAAATACTAAAGGTAGTGAACTTTATTTTGATTATAGTGATGTTGATTTAATCATCGAAAAAGGTGTAAATAAGGATATTGAAAGTTACAGTGGTTTTTTTGATGATCAAAATAACTCAAACGGATTAGATGAATATTTAAAATCAAAAAATATAGATACTTTAAAAATAGTTGGTGTTGCTACTGAAATTTGTGTAAAAGCCAATTATGATGACGCTGTTAAATTAGGTTATAATGTTAACGTTGATTTAGAATACTGTAAAGGATTTACAGACTAATTCTTGATATTACTAAATTTA
Encoded here:
- a CDS encoding dicarboxylate/amino acid:cation symporter, translating into MQQEKTNVLLDKFLAIGSWQAAIAVIVFIGIQIGLWFTFKKFKFKFIYRVLIGLVIGLVFGIIIQAVYKFPQNGLVNEKLPTTITKDGVQQTQTNPNFKLWVYQLDIWISLAKNIFINGILLLAAPVVFIAIFRVTSKKGNKNVGRISLKGVGLLLLNTAFAFVITFWLGYLIKVGSGSGLSLDHSIVKNIPKETQPLPKIVWEYLPNNFIQPWLGSMVIPLMVIAGLIGNSVKILSKKKPVEMDAIRKGMDVAWNIVISVLMTFMKIMPLAVMSMIASSVISKPIGALATIGKVLGLGYLGLTISLIFLTLLLFINKINVITWWKLSFKILIQGFATQSSNATLPMSIETLKDEVKIDDSAVSTIAPLSTTMGLMGCAGVQSGVITSLLWTGAANASFHSMGLLTFFILAFFITLIASLGISGIPATATVLTSGVLSGLGLSVWFAPVYAIVGSLDALFDMGRTGVNVTSGAVVTTIVAKTEGLIGEDSTILSKQQLERQKIIKEKKSKKEMQETQKIEAK
- a CDS encoding isochorismatase family protein, with the translated sequence MKSQNKNKALIIVDYQYDFCDPNGSLYVKNAYTLKSKIEKLAKDLKSQGWTIIATKDFHPIDHCSFKIWNKHCIQNTKGSELYFDYSDVDLIIEKGVNKDIESYSGFFDDQNNSNGLDEYLKSKNIDTLKIVGVATEICVKANYDDAVKLGYNVNVDLEYCKGFTD
- a CDS encoding CoA-disulfide reductase → MRIVIIGGAASGMTVASRLKKSQKDAKIIVISKEKYVSLGACGLPYFVANPILKPNDLLARSVEQFIEQDILVYNESIVKKIDSDNQKIWYEKENQLYELDYDKLVITTGAKPIIPPIEGIDLPNIFTLTRLEDATDLKEKLKDQNIKKVAVIGSGFIGLECCEMLEHFKKEIVLIEKTNRLNQRVFDQEITDLLEQNLVKNNVQIIKNNGLKSIVQTKENRLNLVLDQDQQLEVDLVILAIGFKPATEFLKDTKIQMLANGAIVVDKHGRTNLKNIWSCGDCATVYHKVTNQITYTPLATVARKFAKVIADDILNVKSEFVGTLQTAILKVFDSELVATGVNEALAKELKYDIKTIFIKDFDHPSYYPNPTPLALKLILNKKTNTLIGAQMYGSNLSVLRINFLISLIWNQIEINQELSQVDLPYSPPFSRVVDIIHIALEKIIKN